In Frondihabitans sp. PAMC 28766, a genomic segment contains:
- the ilvD gene encoding dihydroxy-acid dehydratase: MPDKLNEFGVDVKPRSRDVTDGVEATTSRGMLRAVGMGDADWQKPQIGIASSWNEITPCNLSLDRLAQGAKEGVHSGGGYPLQFGTVSVSDGIAMGHEGMHFSLVSREVIADSVETVMMAERLDGSVLLAGCDKSLPGMLMAAARLDLASVFLYAGSVAPGWVKLSDGTEKNVTIIDSFEAVGASKAGTISDEDLHAIECAIVPGEGACGGMYTANTMASVAEALGMSLPGSASPPSADRRRDYFAHRSGEAVVNMLKHGITARDIMTKKAFENAIAVAMAFGGSTNVVLHLLAIAYEAEVDLTIDDFNRIGDTIPHIGDLKPFGEYVMNDVDRHGGVPVVMKALLDAGLLHGDCLTVTGKTVAENLAEIKPKALDGKVLRTLDNPIHPTGGLTILSGSFAPEGAVVKTAGFDADVFEGPARVFERERAAMDALTEGAISKGDVVIIRYEGPKGGPGMREMLAITAAIKGAGLGKDVLLLTDGRFSGGTTGLCIGHIAPEAVDAGPIAFVRDGDLIRVDIAARSLDLLVDAAELEARRDGWAPLPPVYTRGVLAKYARQVQSAAVGAVTY, encoded by the coding sequence ATGCCTGACAAACTCAACGAGTTCGGCGTGGACGTCAAGCCGCGGAGTCGCGACGTGACGGACGGGGTCGAAGCCACCACTTCCCGAGGAATGCTCCGTGCCGTCGGCATGGGCGACGCCGACTGGCAGAAGCCTCAGATCGGCATCGCCTCGTCGTGGAACGAGATCACCCCCTGCAACCTGTCGCTCGACCGGCTCGCCCAGGGCGCCAAAGAGGGCGTGCACTCGGGTGGCGGCTACCCGCTTCAGTTCGGCACCGTCTCGGTCTCGGACGGCATCGCGATGGGCCACGAGGGCATGCACTTCTCGCTCGTCTCGCGCGAGGTCATCGCCGACAGTGTCGAGACGGTCATGATGGCCGAGCGTCTCGACGGTTCCGTGCTGCTAGCCGGCTGCGACAAGTCGTTGCCCGGCATGCTGATGGCCGCGGCTCGTCTCGACCTGGCCAGCGTCTTCCTCTACGCAGGATCCGTGGCGCCCGGCTGGGTCAAGCTCAGCGACGGCACCGAGAAGAACGTCACGATCATCGACTCGTTCGAGGCCGTCGGCGCCTCGAAGGCCGGCACGATCAGCGACGAAGACCTGCACGCCATCGAGTGCGCGATCGTGCCCGGCGAGGGTGCTTGCGGCGGCATGTACACCGCCAACACCATGGCGAGCGTCGCTGAAGCCCTCGGCATGAGCCTTCCCGGCTCCGCATCGCCGCCATCCGCCGATCGGCGCCGAGACTACTTCGCCCACCGCTCGGGCGAGGCCGTCGTCAACATGCTCAAGCACGGGATCACGGCGCGCGACATCATGACCAAGAAGGCGTTCGAGAACGCCATCGCCGTCGCCATGGCCTTCGGCGGCTCGACGAACGTCGTGCTGCACCTGCTGGCCATCGCCTACGAGGCCGAGGTCGACCTCACGATCGACGACTTCAACCGCATCGGCGACACGATTCCGCACATCGGCGACCTCAAGCCCTTCGGCGAGTACGTCATGAACGACGTCGACCGTCACGGCGGTGTGCCCGTCGTGATGAAGGCGCTGCTCGACGCGGGCCTCCTGCACGGCGACTGCCTCACCGTCACCGGCAAGACCGTCGCCGAGAACCTCGCCGAGATCAAGCCGAAGGCCCTCGACGGCAAGGTGCTGCGCACCCTCGACAACCCGATCCACCCGACCGGTGGCCTCACGATCCTGAGCGGCTCGTTCGCCCCCGAGGGCGCCGTCGTCAAGACAGCCGGTTTCGATGCCGACGTCTTCGAGGGCCCGGCCCGCGTGTTCGAGCGTGAGCGCGCCGCCATGGACGCCCTGACGGAGGGCGCCATCTCCAAGGGCGACGTCGTGATCATCCGCTACGAGGGCCCGAAGGGCGGCCCCGGCATGCGCGAGATGCTCGCGATCACCGCGGCCATCAAGGGCGCGGGGCTAGGCAAAGATGTACTACTCTTGACCGACGGACGATTCTCAGGCGGCACAACCGGCCTGTGCATCGGCCACATAGCACCCGAAGCGGTCGACGCAGGTCCGATCGCCTTCGTGCGCGATGGTGATCTGATTCGGGTCGATATCGCCGCTCGCTCGCTCGACCTACTCGTTGACGCAGCTGAGCTTGAAGCTCGCCGTGACGGCTGGGCGCCCCTGCCCCCCGTGTACACCCGGGGGGTGCTCGCGAAGTATGCGCGGCAGGTCCAGTCGGCCGCCGTCGGGGCGGTCACCTACTAG
- the ilvN gene encoding acetolactate synthase small subunit codes for MSHVLSLLVEDKPGLLTRVAGLFARRGFNIESLAVGKSEIPGLSRITVVVDVEELPLEQVTKQLNKLINVIKIVELDYSQSVQREHLLIKVRVDNTSRSQVLEAVNLFRASVVDVSTDALVIEVTGDTGKTTALLRVLEPYGIKEISQSGLLAIGRGAKSITDRVFKN; via the coding sequence ATGAGCCACGTCCTCTCCCTCCTCGTCGAAGACAAGCCGGGTCTGTTGACGCGAGTCGCCGGGCTCTTCGCCCGCCGCGGCTTCAACATCGAGAGCCTCGCCGTCGGCAAGAGCGAGATCCCGGGCCTCAGCCGCATCACGGTCGTCGTCGACGTCGAAGAGCTGCCGCTCGAGCAGGTCACGAAGCAGCTCAACAAGCTGATCAACGTGATCAAGATCGTCGAGCTCGACTACTCGCAGTCGGTGCAGCGCGAGCACCTGCTGATCAAGGTGCGTGTCGACAACACGTCCCGGTCGCAGGTGCTCGAAGCCGTCAACCTCTTCCGAGCCAGCGTCGTCGACGTGTCGACCGACGCCCTCGTGATCGAAGTCACCGGAGACACGGGCAAGACCACCGCCCTCCTCCGCGTGCTCGAGCCCTACGGCATCAAGGAGATCTCGCAATCCGGGCTCCTCGCCATCGGACGCGGCGCCAAGAGCATCACCGACCGCGTCTTCAAGAACTAG
- a CDS encoding HigA family addiction module antitoxin — translation MSTMHAPIHPGEILLEEFLLPLGISQYRLSKAIEVPPRRINEIVHGTRGISTDTALRLARALGTSARFWLNLQTHFDLEAESEAHRAELDRITSLVGA, via the coding sequence ATGTCGACGATGCACGCCCCCATCCACCCCGGGGAGATCCTGCTCGAAGAGTTCCTGCTGCCCCTCGGCATCAGCCAGTACCGCCTGTCCAAGGCCATCGAGGTGCCCCCGCGCCGCATCAACGAGATCGTCCACGGCACCCGCGGCATCTCGACCGACACGGCACTGCGGCTCGCTCGAGCGTTGGGTACGTCCGCCCGCTTCTGGCTCAATCTGCAGACGCACTTCGATCTCGAGGCAGAGAGCGAAGCCCACCGCGCCGAGCTCGACCGGATCACCTCGCTCGTCGGGGCCTGA
- a CDS encoding acetolactate synthase large subunit, whose product MPPESSPLPTAPARARQVAPEVLTGSGAILRSLEKLGVTDVFGLPGGAIIPFYDELMASTTIRHILVRHEQGAGHAAEGYAAATGKVGVAIATSGPGATNLVTAIADAYMDSVPLLAITGQVFSTLMGTDAFQEADIVGITMPITKHSFLVTKPEDIPATLAAAYQIASTGRPGPVLVDITKDAQQNTAPFVWPETVELPGYRPITKAHGKQITAAAQLLAGAKKPIFYVGGGVIRAEASRELLALAEATGAPVVTTLMARGAFPDTHPQHLGMPGMHGTVPAVLGLQESDLIVALGARFDDRVTGKAELFAPEAKVVHVDIDPAEISKIRIADVPIVGDAREVIIDLKSAYAEVTGGQKVDLDAWWARLTELRAEFPLGFTEPDDGLLSPQKVIQRIGQLTGPEAVYASGVGQHQMWAAQFIEYERPHAWLNSGGAGTMGYAVPAAMGAKVGEPDRVVWAIDGDGCFQMTNQELATCVINDIPIKVAIINNSSLGMVRQWQTLFYEGRHSFTDLNTGHETRMVPDFVKLADAYGALGIRVRTEDEIDPAITLALNTNDRPVIIDFVVSRDAMVWPMVPQGVSNSLIQHARALAPEWDDEAPGSSASDTTRDGDMTGDHA is encoded by the coding sequence ATGCCTCCAGAATCAAGCCCCCTGCCCACGGCGCCCGCCCGTGCGCGCCAGGTCGCGCCCGAAGTCCTCACCGGCTCGGGTGCGATCCTGCGCTCGCTCGAGAAGCTCGGCGTCACCGACGTCTTCGGGCTTCCCGGCGGCGCCATCATCCCGTTCTACGACGAGCTGATGGCCTCGACCACGATCCGTCACATTCTCGTTCGCCACGAGCAGGGGGCCGGTCACGCCGCCGAGGGCTATGCCGCGGCCACCGGCAAGGTCGGTGTCGCCATCGCGACGTCGGGCCCCGGTGCGACGAACCTCGTCACCGCGATCGCCGACGCCTACATGGACTCCGTGCCGCTGTTGGCGATCACGGGCCAGGTCTTCTCGACGCTCATGGGCACCGATGCGTTCCAGGAGGCCGACATCGTGGGCATCACGATGCCGATCACCAAGCACTCCTTCCTGGTCACGAAGCCGGAGGACATCCCTGCGACCCTCGCCGCGGCCTACCAGATCGCCTCGACCGGCCGCCCGGGGCCGGTGCTGGTCGACATCACGAAGGACGCCCAGCAGAACACAGCCCCCTTCGTCTGGCCCGAGACGGTCGAGCTGCCCGGCTACAGGCCCATCACCAAGGCGCACGGCAAGCAGATCACTGCGGCCGCGCAGCTGCTCGCCGGGGCGAAGAAGCCCATCTTCTACGTCGGCGGCGGGGTCATCCGCGCCGAGGCGTCGCGGGAGCTGCTCGCTCTGGCCGAGGCCACCGGAGCGCCCGTCGTCACGACTCTCATGGCCCGCGGCGCCTTCCCCGACACGCACCCGCAGCACCTCGGCATGCCCGGGATGCACGGCACCGTACCGGCGGTTCTCGGCTTGCAGGAGAGCGACCTCATCGTCGCCCTCGGAGCCCGCTTCGACGACCGCGTGACGGGCAAGGCCGAGCTGTTTGCGCCCGAGGCGAAGGTCGTGCACGTCGACATCGACCCGGCCGAGATCTCGAAGATCAGGATCGCGGATGTCCCGATCGTGGGCGACGCCCGCGAGGTCATCATCGACTTGAAGAGCGCCTACGCCGAGGTCACGGGCGGCCAGAAGGTCGACCTCGACGCTTGGTGGGCTCGCCTCACGGAGCTTCGCGCCGAGTTCCCGCTCGGCTTCACCGAGCCCGACGACGGCCTGCTCTCACCGCAGAAGGTCATCCAGCGGATCGGCCAGCTCACGGGCCCGGAGGCCGTTTACGCCTCGGGCGTGGGCCAGCACCAGATGTGGGCCGCTCAGTTCATCGAGTACGAGCGCCCGCACGCGTGGCTCAACTCCGGTGGTGCCGGCACGATGGGCTACGCCGTCCCTGCCGCCATGGGCGCCAAGGTGGGCGAACCAGATCGCGTCGTGTGGGCGATCGACGGCGACGGCTGCTTCCAGATGACCAACCAAGAGCTGGCGACCTGTGTCATCAACGACATCCCGATCAAGGTCGCGATCATCAACAACTCGTCGCTCGGCATGGTGCGGCAGTGGCAGACGCTCTTCTACGAGGGCCGCCACTCGTTCACCGACCTCAACACGGGTCACGAGACTCGGATGGTGCCCGATTTCGTCAAGCTGGCCGACGCCTACGGCGCGCTCGGCATCCGGGTCCGCACCGAAGACGAGATCGACCCCGCCATCACACTCGCGCTCAACACGAACGACCGCCCGGTCATCATCGACTTCGTCGTCAGCCGCGACGCCATGGTGTGGCCGATGGTGCCGCAGGGCGTCTCGAACTCTTTGATCCAGCACGCCCGCGCCCTCGCCCCCGAGTGGGACGACGAGGCACCCGGTTCGAGCGCTTCCGACACCACCCGCGACGGCGACATGACCGGAGACCACGCATGA
- a CDS encoding 3-isopropylmalate dehydrogenase, translating to MAARTVRLASIPGDGIGPEVVAEALKVLRAVSEGSGVEFDVTEFELGAAHYKATGDILTDADLEAIASYDAILLGAVGGDPRDPALRGGIIERGLLLKLRFAFDHYVNLRPTTIYAGVPSPLSSPGDVDFVVVREGTEGPYAGTGGSLRTGTPHEIASEVSVNTAYGVERVVRYAFELATKRPAHRLTLVHKTNVLVFSGSLWQRTVDAVSAEYPEVAVDYQHVDAATIHLVADPARFDVIVTDNLFGDILTDLAGAISGGIGLAASGNINPEGAFPSMFEPVHGSAPDIAGQQKADPTAAILSTALLLDHLGLPEEAARVTRAVEADIDSRAASAPAGTRSTTEIGDAIAAAVSQVTSSSR from the coding sequence ATGGCAGCCCGCACCGTCCGACTCGCAAGCATCCCGGGCGACGGGATCGGCCCCGAGGTCGTGGCCGAGGCGCTCAAGGTCCTGCGGGCGGTCTCCGAGGGCTCCGGGGTCGAGTTCGACGTCACCGAGTTCGAACTCGGCGCCGCGCACTACAAGGCGACCGGCGACATCCTGACCGATGCCGACCTCGAGGCGATCGCCTCCTACGACGCCATCCTCCTGGGTGCCGTCGGCGGCGATCCGAGGGATCCTGCGCTTCGCGGCGGCATCATCGAGCGCGGCCTGCTGCTCAAGCTGCGCTTCGCGTTCGACCACTACGTCAACCTGCGCCCCACCACGATCTACGCCGGGGTACCGTCGCCGCTGTCCTCGCCTGGTGACGTCGACTTCGTGGTCGTGCGCGAAGGCACCGAGGGGCCCTACGCGGGCACGGGCGGGTCTCTGCGCACGGGGACGCCGCACGAGATCGCGAGCGAGGTCAGTGTCAACACGGCCTACGGCGTCGAGCGCGTCGTGCGCTACGCCTTCGAGCTGGCGACGAAACGCCCGGCTCACCGGCTCACGCTCGTGCACAAGACGAACGTGCTCGTCTTCTCGGGCTCGCTGTGGCAGCGCACCGTCGACGCCGTCTCGGCCGAGTACCCCGAGGTCGCCGTCGACTACCAGCACGTCGACGCCGCCACCATCCACCTCGTCGCCGACCCTGCTAGATTCGATGTCATCGTCACGGACAACCTCTTCGGCGACATCCTCACCGATCTGGCCGGCGCAATCAGCGGCGGCATCGGCCTGGCAGCCTCGGGCAACATCAACCCGGAAGGCGCCTTCCCCAGCATGTTCGAGCCGGTGCACGGGTCCGCCCCCGACATTGCCGGCCAGCAGAAAGCCGATCCCACCGCCGCGATCCTGTCGACCGCGCTTCTTCTCGACCACCTCGGTCTGCCTGAAGAAGCCGCTCGAGTCACCCGTGCGGTCGAAGCAGACATCGACTCTCGGGCGGCCTCAGCGCCTGCTGGCACCCGTTCGACCACCGAGATCGGCGACGCCATTGCCGCCGCCGTCTCGCAGGTCACCTCCTCGTCGCGATAG
- a CDS encoding branched-chain amino acid aminotransferase, producing the protein MTTTQDTYPLHFELTPSDSVRADAEREEMLSDPGFGKYFTDHMVEIEWTVDDGWHDAAVVPYGPISLDPAASVFHYAQEIFEGVKAYAHADGSVWTFRPEANGRRLQRSAKRLALPELAVDDFVESLKQIVRVDQKWVPTADETSLYLRPFMIATESFLGVRAAHKVGYYVIASPAGAYFTGGVAPVSIWLSENFSRAGKGGTGAAKTGGNYAASLLPQEEAYAHGCSQVLFLDSVDTTYIEELGGMNVVLVYKDGTLVTPDSDSILEGVTRDSILQLAEDRGHKTERRRVSLDEWKTGVESGDIVEVFACGTAAVVVPIAELKGEGFSVVSPVAGPDSLTLSLRTELTDIQYGRRPDPHGWLTRLDA; encoded by the coding sequence ATGACAACCACGCAAGACACTTACCCCCTCCACTTCGAGCTGACGCCCAGCGACTCGGTCCGTGCCGACGCCGAGCGCGAAGAGATGCTGTCCGACCCCGGCTTCGGCAAGTACTTCACCGACCACATGGTCGAGATCGAGTGGACTGTCGACGACGGCTGGCACGATGCGGCCGTCGTGCCCTACGGCCCCATCTCGCTCGACCCCGCCGCCTCGGTGTTCCACTACGCGCAGGAGATCTTCGAGGGCGTCAAGGCCTACGCCCACGCCGACGGGTCGGTGTGGACCTTCCGCCCCGAGGCCAACGGGCGCCGCCTGCAGCGTTCGGCCAAGCGCCTCGCGCTGCCCGAGCTCGCCGTCGACGACTTCGTCGAGTCGCTCAAGCAGATCGTGCGCGTCGACCAGAAGTGGGTTCCGACCGCCGACGAGACGAGCCTCTATCTGCGGCCGTTCATGATCGCGACCGAGAGCTTCCTCGGCGTGCGAGCCGCGCACAAGGTGGGCTACTACGTGATCGCCAGCCCGGCCGGCGCCTACTTCACCGGCGGCGTCGCGCCCGTGTCCATCTGGCTGTCCGAGAACTTCTCTCGCGCCGGCAAGGGCGGCACCGGTGCCGCGAAGACGGGCGGCAACTATGCCGCATCGCTCTTGCCGCAGGAGGAGGCCTATGCGCACGGCTGCTCGCAAGTGCTCTTCCTCGACTCGGTCGACACCACCTACATCGAAGAGCTCGGCGGAATGAATGTGGTGCTCGTCTACAAAGACGGCACGCTCGTCACCCCCGACTCCGATTCGATCCTCGAGGGCGTCACCCGCGACTCGATCCTGCAGCTCGCCGAAGACCGAGGGCACAAGACCGAGCGGCGTCGCGTCAGCCTCGACGAGTGGAAGACCGGCGTCGAGTCGGGCGACATCGTCGAGGTGTTCGCCTGCGGCACCGCGGCGGTCGTCGTGCCGATCGCCGAGCTGAAGGGCGAGGGCTTCTCGGTCGTGTCGCCGGTCGCCGGCCCCGACTCGCTGACCCTGTCGCTCCGCACCGAGCTCACCGACATCCAGTACGGCCGTCGCCCCGACCCGCACGGCTGGCTCACCCGGCTCGACGCGTGA
- a CDS encoding septum formation family protein — protein MNPAERAQLVAVAAAITRQLPGASLGFRESDYGTDAGEVLVFRVGPARTIELLADSTGWFAAIGDGPQLTSIALADRRAEALGFGASASPDEVAAAFVGVVRRQVQADPGAADSGLVTALAMTPSFAPTQPTWPSPPRPRRSFVITLASVVAAVLLAAGLAGGFAWGAASHGSTSSAAGNSSGSSPGNGSDSSGDGFTGTTPVTSLKVGNCFDSADAIDSSDKIRPTACTQSHDSEVFAVVTVPNTTDGSGRLTYDQADELCFAQFAPYVGDSYNDSGVDFDVFTPSSTAFEAGDRSAYCYIELDDPLKKSVKGSGL, from the coding sequence GTGAACCCCGCCGAACGCGCCCAACTGGTCGCCGTCGCGGCCGCCATCACGCGGCAGTTGCCCGGGGCCTCCCTCGGCTTCCGCGAGTCCGACTACGGCACCGACGCGGGCGAGGTGCTGGTCTTCCGGGTCGGCCCGGCGCGCACGATCGAGTTGCTGGCCGACTCGACCGGGTGGTTCGCCGCGATCGGCGACGGCCCTCAGCTGACGAGCATCGCCCTGGCTGATCGGCGGGCCGAGGCGCTCGGCTTCGGAGCCTCCGCATCGCCCGACGAGGTGGCAGCGGCCTTCGTCGGCGTCGTCCGTCGGCAGGTTCAGGCTGATCCCGGCGCAGCAGACTCGGGTCTTGTGACGGCTCTCGCCATGACGCCGAGCTTCGCGCCCACGCAGCCGACATGGCCTTCGCCACCGCGCCCTCGACGGTCGTTCGTGATCACACTGGCCAGCGTCGTTGCGGCTGTCCTGCTCGCCGCGGGCCTGGCCGGCGGTTTCGCGTGGGGGGCGGCCTCGCACGGATCCACATCGTCGGCGGCCGGCAACAGCTCGGGCAGCAGCCCGGGCAACGGCAGCGACAGCAGCGGCGACGGCTTCACCGGTACCACGCCCGTCACGTCACTGAAGGTCGGGAATTGCTTCGACTCGGCCGACGCGATCGACTCCTCCGACAAGATCCGGCCCACCGCCTGCACGCAGTCGCACGACAGCGAGGTCTTCGCCGTCGTGACCGTGCCGAACACCACCGACGGCTCGGGCCGCCTCACCTACGACCAGGCCGACGAGCTCTGCTTCGCGCAGTTCGCGCCCTACGTGGGCGATAGCTACAACGACTCCGGCGTCGACTTCGACGTTTTCACGCCGTCGTCCACAGCTTTCGAGGCCGGCGACCGCTCGGCCTACTGCTACATCGAGCTCGACGACCCGCTCAAGAAGAGCGTGAAGGGTTCCGGGCTCTAG
- the ilvC gene encoding ketol-acid reductoisomerase yields the protein MTEIVYDNDADLSIIQSKKVAVIGYGSQGHAHALNLRDSGVEVVIGLKPDSKSRQKAEEAGFTVHTPADASEWADVIVILAPDQVQRHVYRDDIAPHLVEGNAIVFGHGFNIRFGYIEAPAGVDVILVAPKGPGHTVRREFEAGRGVPVTVAVEVDGTGSAWDLAWSYSKGIGGLRAGGIKTTFTEETETDLFGEQAVLCGGTSQLIQYGFETLTEAGYQPEIAYFEVLHELKLIVDLIWEGGLAKQRWSVSDTAEYGDYVSGPRVITPDVKDNMKAVLADIQSGAFAKRFIDDQDAGAPEFKALRARAEQHPIEATGQKLRALFAWKQQDADYVDGHAAR from the coding sequence GTGACTGAAATCGTCTACGACAACGACGCCGACCTCTCGATCATCCAGAGCAAGAAGGTCGCGGTCATCGGCTACGGCTCGCAGGGCCACGCCCACGCGCTGAACCTCCGCGACTCCGGCGTCGAGGTCGTGATCGGCCTGAAGCCCGACTCGAAGAGCCGCCAGAAGGCCGAAGAGGCCGGCTTCACCGTGCACACCCCTGCCGACGCCTCCGAGTGGGCCGACGTCATCGTGATCCTGGCGCCCGACCAGGTTCAGCGCCACGTCTACCGCGACGACATCGCCCCCCACCTCGTCGAGGGCAACGCGATCGTCTTCGGCCACGGCTTCAACATCCGCTTCGGCTACATCGAGGCTCCCGCCGGTGTCGACGTGATCCTGGTCGCCCCCAAGGGCCCCGGTCACACCGTGCGCCGCGAGTTCGAGGCTGGCCGTGGCGTGCCCGTGACCGTCGCCGTCGAGGTCGACGGCACCGGATCCGCCTGGGATCTCGCCTGGTCGTACTCGAAGGGCATCGGCGGCCTCCGCGCCGGCGGCATCAAGACCACCTTCACCGAAGAGACCGAGACCGACCTGTTCGGCGAGCAGGCCGTGCTCTGCGGCGGCACCTCGCAGCTGATCCAGTACGGCTTCGAGACCCTCACCGAGGCCGGCTACCAGCCCGAGATCGCCTACTTCGAGGTGCTCCACGAGCTCAAGCTGATCGTCGACCTGATCTGGGAGGGCGGCCTGGCCAAGCAGCGCTGGTCCGTCTCCGACACCGCCGAGTACGGCGACTACGTCTCGGGCCCGCGCGTGATCACCCCCGACGTCAAGGACAACATGAAGGCCGTGCTCGCCGACATCCAGTCGGGTGCGTTCGCGAAGCGCTTCATCGACGACCAGGATGCCGGTGCTCCCGAGTTCAAGGCCCTCCGCGCCCGCGCCGAGCAGCACCCGATCGAGGCGACGGGTCAGAAGCTCCGCGCCCTCTTCGCCTGGAAGCAGCAGGACGCGGACTACGTGGACGGCCACGCCGCGCGCTAG
- a CDS encoding mannitol-1-phosphate 5-dehydrogenase, producing MASSKKAIHFGAGNIGRGFVGQLLHASGYEVVFADVNPDLVRALQSETSYSVYEVGDDETTVRVVEGYRAIDNRQHADEIAAEISTADIVTTSVGPRILPSLAPAIARGLADRPAHLEPLVVIACETAIAASDSLAAFVRQVGSTEFAADSVVFANCAIDRIVPEQSPGLDVTIESFSEWIVETAPFRGRHQPPTIDGVSWVDDLAPFIDRKLFTVNTAHATAAYYGWARGIASVRDALDEPEVFVEVLAVLAETKALLVDKYGFDPAEQQTYIDSTLRRISNPHLPDTTGRVGRNPLSKVSRHERLVGPAAQLAERGLPFPALVRAVRAAFDFDVPDDVESRELQSILRSGVSDDLLAETLTGVYPGHPLYPAVLAAVGDKTASIRRGVDASATRVERAAARAAAAAPSSPVRPRSVGV from the coding sequence ATGGCATCGAGCAAGAAGGCGATCCACTTCGGCGCAGGCAACATCGGGCGAGGCTTCGTAGGGCAGCTGCTGCACGCGAGCGGCTACGAGGTCGTCTTCGCCGACGTCAATCCCGATCTCGTGCGCGCCCTTCAGAGCGAGACGTCGTACTCGGTCTACGAGGTGGGCGACGACGAGACCACGGTGCGAGTGGTCGAGGGCTACCGGGCGATCGACAACCGGCAGCACGCCGACGAGATCGCAGCCGAGATCTCGACGGCCGACATCGTCACGACCTCGGTGGGTCCTCGCATCCTGCCGTCTCTCGCCCCGGCGATCGCCCGTGGCCTCGCCGACCGCCCGGCCCACCTCGAGCCTCTCGTCGTGATCGCCTGCGAGACCGCCATCGCTGCCAGCGACTCGCTCGCAGCCTTCGTCCGGCAGGTCGGCTCGACCGAGTTCGCAGCCGACTCGGTCGTGTTCGCGAACTGCGCCATCGACCGCATCGTGCCCGAGCAGTCGCCGGGCCTCGACGTCACCATCGAGTCGTTCTCCGAGTGGATCGTCGAGACCGCGCCCTTTCGCGGTCGCCACCAGCCACCCACCATCGACGGTGTCTCGTGGGTCGACGACCTCGCCCCCTTCATCGACCGCAAGCTGTTCACCGTCAACACCGCGCATGCCACGGCGGCCTACTACGGCTGGGCCCGCGGCATCGCGAGTGTCCGCGACGCCCTCGACGAGCCCGAGGTCTTCGTCGAGGTGCTGGCCGTGCTCGCCGAGACGAAGGCCCTGCTCGTCGACAAGTACGGCTTCGACCCAGCCGAGCAGCAGACCTACATCGACAGCACCCTGCGTCGCATCTCCAACCCCCACCTGCCCGACACCACCGGTCGCGTCGGTCGCAACCCGCTCAGCAAGGTCAGCCGCCACGAGCGCCTCGTCGGCCCGGCGGCCCAGCTGGCCGAGCGCGGGCTGCCGTTCCCGGCGCTCGTGCGGGCCGTCCGCGCCGCTTTCGACTTCGACGTGCCCGACGATGTCGAGAGTCGCGAGCTGCAGTCGATCCTGCGGTCGGGGGTCTCGGACGACCTGCTCGCCGAGACGCTCACGGGCGTCTACCCGGGCCACCCGCTCTACCCGGCCGTGCTCGCCGCAGTGGGCGACAAGACCGCGTCCATCCGCCGGGGGGTCGACGCGTCGGCGACGCGAGTCGAGCGTGCTGCGGCGCGTGCTGCGGCTGCGGCCCCGTCGAGCCCGGTGCGGCCCCGGAGCGTGGGCGTATGA
- a CDS encoding type II toxin-antitoxin system RelE/ParE family toxin: protein MIQTFADSATESVWLRRHAKRLSPELQRIAHRKLLMLDAAQSLVDLRIPPGNRLEALRGARAGQHSIRVNDQWRICFVWSPTGPADVEIVDYH, encoded by the coding sequence GTGATCCAGACGTTCGCCGACTCAGCGACCGAAAGCGTCTGGCTCCGACGGCACGCCAAGCGCCTCAGCCCCGAGCTGCAGCGCATCGCCCACCGCAAACTGCTCATGCTCGACGCCGCCCAGTCGCTGGTCGACCTCCGGATTCCGCCCGGCAATCGACTCGAGGCCCTTCGGGGAGCACGCGCAGGGCAACACAGCATCCGCGTCAACGACCAGTGGCGCATCTGCTTCGTCTGGTCGCCCACCGGCCCCGCCGACGTCGAGATCGTCGACTACCACTGA